The Chroicocephalus ridibundus chromosome 4, bChrRid1.1, whole genome shotgun sequence genome contains the following window.
GTTAGTGACACATCATCATTAGGTTACGTTACTATTTTAATTCAATTGCCATACCACATGCTTAAATGCTGTAACAGAGCTTGTCCTTCTTTCTACCATGCGCTACCAGCAACTGCCATTTCTCCTACAATTAGAGTTCAAACACTTCATAGCAGGAATTGCATCATTCTCACACTGAAGCACCCACTATACTTCGGAGCAGTgccaaaataatgttttacttAAAAACCCCAATAACCTGGTAATACCTAAATCCTGTGCATTTCAGATTATATGCTTTAGGACTGACACCGCTACTGTATTTTATGGCCTTTACAATACTGTTACCtattcaaaacaaatatttagttttgcaaacaaaaccagacaaatactGTGTTATGAGTTAGATTCACTTCCCTTATTCCCTAGCATGAAAAGATTTAAGATGAGCTATTTAAAAGGAACTAAATCCTTACCAAATGGAAGATGCAATGCAATCAGAATTAAAATGACTCCTTTAATGTTGCAGCTGGTTGTCTTTAGCCAACAGGATCAAGTTACAAAACATTTGTATAAAAACAGAGCTCAAATATAATCAGTGAAGAGGAGCTGAAAATCTGTTGTTCTGCAGGCCAAAGATGCAGGAGGGGGAACAGAACAAGAGCTCCATAATTGGAAATAATAAAGATACTTTGTCCACTTGCTAGTTATGaccttcttttgttttcccatgaTATCCTGTTGATATAATATCCAGGTCCCTGGTGGACATCCGCTGTTTCCAAGTGAGAAGAATGAGTGTTGTTAGTTTCACTTCAGCACCTCACCGGGTCACCAGCCTACCTACTATGTCTGGAAAGCCTGCCGGAAGCAGCGTCAAAGAACAACCTTATCAGCAAAAGATCTGAACGGATGAGAAGCACGGACATATGAGATCACATCTTATGGTAATTTAAACAAATTTCAAATACCATTACAATAAGGAAGCGCAGAATAAGAGCAAAAGTTCAGATAAATACTTACAAACCCACATAGGAATAGTCATAGTCGATCAGATCAAGCAcaccttttccccctctctgctaTCAGCCACAGTCTTCTGACACTATCTCACAGCAACCACCTGAAGAAGGTTGAAAGCACAGAGTGTAGTGCTGCCTCCCCGCAGTATTCCCCAAGGTCCCAGAAATTTACAAAAATCAAGACTTCCACAGCCAAAGgggttatttttgtatttaacagTCCTCattggctttttcttctgtttgctttctggatttcttttcagCTCAaccccccttcccgcccccccccaccttgtaGCATCCCCAAAATCATGCAACAAGGTTTTCAACAAGTAACAACAATATGGAATGAGCAACCTTGTTATGTCTGGGTTTATCCCACATGTCCCTCAAGTTTCATCTGATGCACATCATTCTTATGTTGAAAGAAACCTGCCCTCACTTGCGTCTCTGTAAGGCTGAAGAGTCCTAGTGAATTCATCTGTATCTCACCCAGAAGTTGTTCCACACCTCAGAACACCTGTTTACTTCTCTGCACCTATTACAGTGCTCTATGTCCTCCTGAAGGTAAGATCAGAACTGTACAAAGCATTCAAAGCACTGGCACACCATGGATTTACACGGTGCCATAATGATGCTCTCTGCTTTGTTGCCTAGCTCGTCTTTATTACCTCTTAGTATTTGATTTACTCATTTACCAAGCCTTGAGCTGAGATTTTTCACAGATCTATTATTATGCCAAGGTCTTGTTCCTAAGTGACAAATCAGCTTCTAGGCCATTCCTGGATATTTGAAGTTAGGATTGTTTATCTCCTGTTTGAAACACTTTACATTTATGTATATCAAATTGCATCACCTACTCACTTTGTATTGTGAAGTTTTACTGAAGTTCCTCTCAGACCGCAGGCTCCAATTCAGATCCTTGTGGAACTTCACGTAGTGACTCCTTTCACTGAGAAGATATTTTTGCTCTCTTACAGCAACCTGTTTTTAACCCAACATCATCTACCCAAGTGAAAACTACTCCTCTTACTCCACAGTTTCTTCAGAAGCTTTTGCTGGCAGATTTTGTTGAATGCTTTTTAGAAACCCAAGTAGATGACATCAGCTGCATCTCTCCTGTCCACATGCTTTGTTGGTTCCTCACAGGGCTCCAAACAACATGTGAGGCCAGGACTTCTCTTTAGAAAAGCCCTGCCAGCCCTTCTGGTACACCATTTTCTCCCTGTGCCCACTAGTTCGCCTTTTCAAACTGCTTTCATTAAGTTATCTGGTACAGATAACAGGCTCATTGCTCAGCAGCTCTCCAGAAATCTTctagacactttttttttaattggcatatTAACCAGCTTCCCGTTCTCTGTTATCAAAGTGCTTCTAAATGAGATGTTACACAAACCATTAGTAAGCACCTCAGCTATTTTAATCTTGACTTCTCTTAGAACTCTTGGATGAACATCATTCAGTCCAACTGTTCAGCGCTTTTTATTTTAGCTATTTGTTTCATAACCTTTTCTACAGACACTTCAGCTTGAGACATACCCTCTGATAAGTCTTTCACAAAATTGAGTATAAGCACAGGAATCTTCCCAAGTTCCTCTACAGTGAGCACAgaacaaaatactgatttaattttcttctagaaCCTTATCTCCTCTGAACAACCCATTTATTTTTGACTGTCCACTGGCTCCAAAAACTTTTTTTGGCAGGCTTCCTGTTCTATTTTGACCGAAAGCAAGAGTCAGATTTACTGGCAGAGCCCCAACAAAACAAATGACAAGAGAACCGGCAGAACAAGTGTTCAAGGATACAGGTGCCTGGTCACCAGCTACACTGAGGTCAGGCTTCACAGGGCAGCTCTGATACTTCAAGTGCACTAAAAAAATGGCAATTATTTTTGTTCATCTAATTCCATATGgagataacattaaaaaaaatataatgatagaatggtttaggctggaaggaaccataaagatcatctagttccaaaccccctgccatgggcagggacacctcccactagaccaggctgctcaaagccccatccagcctggccttgaacacatccaaggatgggacatccacagcttctctgggcaacctgttccaatgtctcaccatcctcacagtaaagaatttcttcacccttttccagtttgaagccattacctctcacCCTCTCACTACAAGTCCCtccatatctttcctgtaggcccctgtaaggtctccccgaagccttctcttctccaggctgaacaatcacaACTCTCTCACCccatcttcataggagaggtgctccagccctctgatcatcttcatggccctcctctggacccgctccacaCAGGTCCGTGTTCTTCTtgtactgagggctccaaagctgcatacagtactccaggtggggtctcaccagagcataGGGGTAGAATAACCTGCCTCAGTCAAGCAGCTTTTAAGTTGAAATGTACCACCTTTGATTTTCCACCGTCACAGGTCAATTCTTCCAGCTAAGAGCTGATGATGGAAATTTCCAGGAGAGGCGACGCTAGGGAAGTCCAATTAAGGACAGCAACAGCTACAAGCTGTTTGGTGCACACCCGCCTGGGACTCGGCACCCAGTGCTGCAGGGAGCCAGGGTGGCTACCATACCTTTTCCTGACACCTCAACCACCCCCCTGGAAGGGGACGGGAGCGCTGGAGGAGGGCTAGCAGAGCTCACACCACCTTGCCCACCCACAGGGAGCTCAGCCACCAGCTTCACGCCTTCCCCACACAGGGGACAAGACACGGTGGCCCCGGGCTGTGAGGACGcggccggccgcccgcccgcccgccccgcacgCCGGCCGTTGGGCCCAACGGCTGGGCCCTCGCGCGCTGCGCCGCCACCCCCTCCCCTTCTGGAACCTTCCCGCCGCAGCGCCGCACGCGCCAACCGACGGGAAGAAGGAGCGCCACCGCTGTAGCCATATATGGTCAGGGCCGGAAGCGCTTGCGTCATGGCGTTGGCTCGTAGCGTTCTCCGCGGGGAGTGGGACGTCACGTCACGTCCCTgacgcgcccccgccgcccctggCAACCAAACAGTAAacagggcggcggggagggacggcGGCCGCGCAGGCGCGGTGGGGTCCGGCCCGGCCGGGCCGTGGAGCCCGGGCGAACCACGGGCCGCCTGAAAGGAGGGCGGCGGCGCCTACGGTGGGGCGGGCTTGGGAGCCGCGCCTGGGCCCTCCGGGAGCGACTCCCGCCCCCCCTCTCGGTCAGCGGCCCAGACCCGCTGCGGGCGGCGGCTCCCTGAGAgagatcccccccccccggcctggtCGCGCTGCGGCTGGCCCGATGCTGGGGAGCTCCGCGGTCATTTCAGGTATCGGCGGCGGTGCCGGCTCGGGGACCTTCGCCCCCggcctgcggggagaggggccgccccgccgccgcggcctcGGGGCAGGAGCGCTGGAGGCGAGGGGCGAGGGGGGTGCAGAGCAGCGCGTCGGGGCTGCAGCTGCCGTCAGCGTGGAAGCGGTCCGGGATCCGCAGCCCCCTCCTGTCCCCGGGGGTTACTTTGCCACGCAGCCCTTCTTCTTTCTACTACAAACGTGTTTAAGGCTCCTCGTGTCGttttgcagctctgctttttgTAATTCGCAATAACAATTCCACTATTCCAATTTGCAGCTCTACTTTAATTCTCAATAACAATTCCACTATTCCCATTGCGTTGTGTTGCAGTGTCATTTCTAAGAATTAATTACAGTACTGCCCTCAATAGGACCAGGAGCACAGGAGGAGTCAGAAATAATGCAAGCGTTACCTGCCTGTCTTATCTCATTCCATTGTTTTGTTTCACAAAGCTCTGTGCTGATATCTGTGAGATGTATCAGATACAGCTTATAATTGAGGCACATGCATGTAATCCGTTCCAAGCAGAGGCTGGTGCGCTACTCCCTCTCATGGCTCTGTTGAAGTTAGTGGCGAGATTCCCACTGATTTGAGTGAGATTTCACTACAGAGTTCTCAAATGCTAGGAAGCAGATAAGTCATATCCACAACACGCCATAAATTTGACCTAGCACATCCTGAATCCTGGATCGTCCCAGACTGAAGGCAAAGAGTAGGGCTGGAGCCTGAGGTTAAAGTAAGTATTGTGTCTCATGTAGTGCCACACCTGAGTTTGGCATCATTGCATAACAAATGCCAGGGCTGACACTCAGACCTGGCACTTGCTGTCACTGCTGTTAGAAGGAAAAGCCTCAGCTGGGCTGCGGGACTGCTATCTCTCAGAATTCAGCACTGGATTTTGCTTTAACCTGTTCAGCCATCGTGAGAGATAATACAGACAGAATCACTCCACCTGCTTTGAGGGGACTGTGTGGTATTTTGGGACTCTATAGACCCCTGCTCCTGTCTGCCTCTCTGCTGAATGGCTGGTGATTTCAACAGCGTGTGTGGGCTCTCATAAGACCTCTGAATTCTCCAGCCCTGGACCTGACGGTCTCTCAGCAGAAGGTACATTGTGATTCCAGATTTACTGACTTCACGCCCGTTGTGATTCCAGATTTACTGACTTCACGGAGTTACTCGTCATGTAAGTCTCCCTCTCTTGCAGCTACACCTACGTGACTGCTTCAGGGGTCAGCGCTACTGTGCATTTGCTGTTCCTGGGTGTTGCCCTTGTAAACTCAAGTGGCGATGTGAAAGTAGCTGCTTCTCTGTGGGTGGCATCTCAGTAGCAAGTGGGGTCAGTCTTTGTCAGTTGTCAGCACTGCCTCCAGCTTAATGTTGAAAGACAGGAAGCCGCACGCGTAATATTTGCTTTTGCACAGGGCAGGCCTTGTTGAGCAAGCCGTGAAGCTGCAATACACCCTATTGAGATGAGATACATCCTGTGCGTGTTCTGATTAGGGAAGGGGTGAAGAAAGCAGAGCCTGCTGCAGCAACCAGGAAACATGGAGTTACACAAACCCAGCCCTGAACACCGGAGAATCCTCCAGCCTGCAGAGATTGCCTGAGAGCAGAGTGTCAAGGTGGCCTTCAGCTGGGCACACATGCCAGGGCAGGTGGCATCTTTGCCTCCACCTCAAGAAAGGAGTCCTCAAGTGCTGGAGGCCATTGGGGAGGCCTCACTGCTCTTATGGGACTCCTCACATGTGAGCGTTAGGGAGGGAGCAGAATATTGCCCTGCACGCAGGGGTGACCTGCCCCCTGCTGCTGTCCTGCCAGGTGGGTACATGTGTCACTGCACACACAGCAGGAATGACAGGCAGTAGCAGCCCCTCTGAACTAACTCAGGCAGGAGAGGCCACGCTGCACAGACCCCACGGGGAAGCATGCTATTCCAATGGCAGATGGGGCTGTTTGCCATAAGTGATATTCACACAAGGACTGGACTAGCTTTAATAGAAAACAAGGGGCAAGGGGAGGGTCAGCACTCTGCCTCTTACCCCTCAGCCCAAAGTAAGATGAAAGTGTGTAAGCATTTCTCCTCCCACCATAGCCAGAAGGCAATATATGCCATAGCTGCTCCTAGAGGTGCCAGACCAAGTCCCAGGGCACATGTCCACTCCTCCACAGGCAGGAGGAGGTTGGGTTGTTGGGCACACACAAACGATACAGTGGCCCCCAGCCTGGAGATGGCCTCCCTCATTCAGAGGCATGAACTCACCTGCCCTTTTTACCTCCTTTCTACTGAGGCCTCCACAGCTTGTCCCTGAAAGGCCACAGCAGGTGACACGCAGAGGCACCAAACGGGACCAGACCCAGACAGATCAGATGGAGAAGGCCATaagaagagatgctgctgcccATCGGGATGGGTGGGAAGGGCATAGCCACAGACAGCCCTGACTAATGCCAGGGCAAGGACAGGTCTGACCTTACTGGTATTCCCACCCCGATGTGCCCTATGCCCCAGGCAGCCAGCACCAGTCTGCAGTTTATAAAGCCCAGCCTAAATTAGAGGCTGGGGAACCCCTTTAGGGTCACGGGGAAGCAATGCAAAAGGTAACACAAGGACAGCTCCAGAAGTCAACTTAAATGCTTTTATTGACAATGTCTCTGAACAATAATAAGCAAACAATGCTTAAGTTTCATCCAAATTCACTTTCCACATGTCAAAAAAGACCTcaaggtagaaaaaaataaaataaaaatataaatatctgagAATCCatcttaataaataaattaaaaacacaataaaaacgTTTTCATGGAAAACTTATGTCAGAACATTCAGACCACCTCAACAATGCATGATCAGTAAAGTTACAATGAACATCAATGTAGAACTACAGTACATGGATATAGCTATTTATCTACctactagaaaataaaatagagtCTCTTTCCCCCCACGTAAGATGGGTCATTGCTAAGTCATCAGAACACGATATTGCCAGGAACACAGTAGTTATTGTTAATCAGCTGCACTAGATACGAGTTGGAGATACCCAGCACCAGGTTAAATTCCAATCATTTAAAACCAAGAGATTAATTAGTTAATGCTAGTGATACTAAGGAGGGGAGGGAGTCACCTACCCAGCCATGTGGGACATGCTACAGACTACCAGCTCTCATGGATGGGCCATTGGGGACGAGACAAATTCCATGCGATTTGCTACATCTCTGGAAGAGGTACGAGGCCTCGGCACAGGGCGCTCTGCCAGGCCCCGTGGCACCCAGCcagatgggggggtggggggtggcggtggcaggGCCCTCCCCAGGCCTGGGGAGCCCCATGGGGCGCAGCGGCGAGTCcgtgggggggtggaggggcaggggagggggcccGGCAGGTCAGTCAATGCTGGAGCCCCTCACAAGGCCAGGAGGGTGGGGGAGCTGAGGGAGTCAGACGAGGGCtcgttgctgctgctgcccttccgGTGCGCggcagcacagctggggaagGCGTCCGCCTCCGGGTAGGTGAAGACAAAGGTGGAGGTGtaggtgctggggcagggggtgcaggtcACCACAGGGGTGCATAGGGGCTCCAGCTCACCGCTGGTCCCGGCGCCCAGCGACTCCCAGTCCGACGCGTAGAAGGAGGAGGCCCCAGGCAGGTCCATGTCGGGCACGGATCGGGAAGCCTCCCGCGGCCCCGTGGAGAAAAGCAGCTCGTCGAAGGGCTCAGCCTTGAGCtccagcccgccgccgccggtctCCTTGGGCGGCACGGCCGGCGGCGCCTCAGCCATCAGCGGCAGGGCGAAGGCAGCCTCCTCGGccacgggggggctgggggtgcccaggtCCAGCGCGGTGGCAGCCGCCAGCTCCTCGGAGAAGCGCAGCTCCTCGGGCATCTTGCAGGCGGGCCGGTGGGCTGCCAGGATGAACtccagcttctccttctccttcagcagGTTAGCTATCTCCGCCTGCAGCGCGgacttttcttcctccagctggTCGGTCTCCTGCAGAGAGAGCGGGGCTGTCAGCCAGAGCCGGCGTCA
Protein-coding sequences here:
- the FOS gene encoding protein c-Fos, producing the protein MMYQGFAGEYETPSSRCSSASPAGDSLTYYPSPADSFSSMGSPVNPQDFCTDLAVSSANFVPTVTAISTSPDLQWLVQPTLISSVAPSQSRGHPYGVSAPAPAAYSRPAVLKAPGGRGQSIGRRGKVEQLSPEEEEKRRIRRERNKMAAAKCRNRRRELTDTLQAETDQLEEEKSALQAEIANLLKEKEKLEFILAAHRPACKMPEELRFSEELAAATALDLGTPSPPVAEEAAFALPLMAEAPPAVPPKETGGGGLELKAEPFDELLFSTGPREASRSVPDMDLPGASSFYASDWESLGAGTSGELEPLCTPVVTCTPCPSTYTSTFVFTYPEADAFPSCAAAHRKGSSSNEPSSDSLSSPTLLAL